Proteins encoded by one window of Sphingosinicella sp. BN140058:
- a CDS encoding alpha/beta fold hydrolase — translation MFKSCLLAAALCVATPSAAEIVPFPAAFEARDVAVNGTTIHVRTGGRGPAVLLLHGYGETGDMWSPLAAALARDHRVIVPDLRGMGLSARPAGGFDKMTQGHDMQGVLQALGVRQFDLVTHDIGNMVGFALATQQPDRVRRFVLIDAPVPGVGPWDEILKNPLLWHFRFGGPDMERLVAGRERIYLDRFWNEFSANPDRFDEASRRHYAALYARPGGMHSGFAQFAAFDQDAADNRAWLAGGNRLTMPILALGGEKSFGATMAVVMKAAATDVTEGIVPDSGHWIMEENPRATIAAVEAFLDPGR, via the coding sequence ATGTTCAAATCCTGTCTTCTTGCTGCGGCGCTCTGCGTCGCCACTCCTTCGGCGGCGGAGATCGTGCCGTTTCCGGCAGCCTTCGAAGCGCGGGACGTCGCGGTCAACGGCACGACGATCCATGTTCGCACGGGCGGCCGCGGCCCCGCCGTGCTGCTGCTGCACGGCTACGGCGAGACCGGGGACATGTGGTCTCCGCTCGCGGCGGCGCTTGCCCGCGATCATCGGGTGATCGTGCCGGATCTGCGCGGCATGGGGCTGTCGGCGCGGCCCGCCGGAGGCTTCGATAAGATGACGCAGGGCCACGACATGCAAGGCGTGCTGCAGGCGCTGGGCGTGCGGCAATTCGACCTGGTGACGCACGATATCGGCAACATGGTCGGCTTCGCACTGGCCACCCAGCAGCCCGATCGGGTTCGCCGTTTCGTCCTGATCGATGCGCCGGTGCCGGGCGTCGGCCCATGGGACGAGATCCTCAAGAACCCCCTGCTCTGGCACTTCCGGTTCGGCGGACCCGACATGGAACGGCTCGTCGCCGGCCGCGAACGCATCTACCTCGACCGGTTCTGGAACGAATTTTCGGCCAATCCCGACCGGTTCGACGAGGCTTCGCGCCGGCATTATGCCGCGCTGTATGCGCGACCCGGCGGCATGCATTCCGGCTTCGCCCAGTTCGCCGCCTTCGATCAGGATGCGGCCGACAATCGCGCATGGCTGGCCGGCGGCAACCGCCTGACGATGCCCATACTTGCGCTCGGCGGCGAGAAATCGTTCGGCGCGACGATGGCCGTGGTGATGAAGGCGGCGGCGACCGACGTGACCGAAGGCATCGTTCCCGACTCCGGCCACTGGATCATGGAGGAAAATCCCAGGGCGACGATCGCGGCGGTCGAGGCATTCCTGGACCCGGGCCGGTGA
- a CDS encoding acetyl/propionyl/methylcrotonyl-CoA carboxylase subunit alpha, with protein sequence MFKKILIANRGEIACRVIRTAKKMGIETVAVYSDADARAPHVRMADEAVRLGPPPASESYLNAELIILACKETGAEAVHPGYGFLSERESFARALADAGIAFIGPPPKAIAAMGDKIESKKLAKAAGVNVVPGFLGDIAGTDDAVRIAGEIGYPVMMKASAGGGGKGMRLAWSEQDVREGFEATKREGLASFGDDRVFIEKFIESPRHIEIQLIGDQHGNILYLGERECSIQRRHQKVVEEAPSPFVTPEMRRAMGEQAVALAKAVGYFSAGTVELIVSGADTTGKSFYFLEMNTRLQVEHPVTEEVTGLDLVELMIRVAAGEKLPLTQDAVKLNGWAVENRVYAEDPYRGFLPSTGRLVRYQPPREMRAADGVTRVDDGVFEGGEVSMFYDPMIAKLVTWAPTREAAIDRQVEALDAFRIDGIGHNVDFLSALMQHPRFRSGAITTGFIAEEYPEGFAGAPADPLLVKDLAVIAALLATETEARAHSISGQLGGALSPADEHVVRIAGAEHRIRFEGFEGGLIAQVDDNAGWEVIARWEPGQPLIKARIDERSRTVQIARKGRQWQLTSRGASHRVDVLPAHVADLSRHMIEKIPPDLSKYLICPMPGLLTALNVGEGDAVEAGQPLAVVEAMKMENILRAEKSGRVKTVSAKPGESLAVDAVILEFE encoded by the coding sequence ATGTTCAAGAAGATCCTGATCGCGAACCGCGGCGAGATCGCCTGCCGGGTCATCCGCACCGCCAAGAAGATGGGCATCGAGACGGTCGCCGTCTATTCGGACGCCGACGCGCGTGCGCCGCACGTCCGTATGGCCGACGAAGCGGTGCGGCTCGGCCCGCCGCCGGCCAGCGAATCCTATCTCAACGCCGAGTTGATCATCCTTGCTTGCAAGGAGACCGGCGCCGAGGCGGTTCATCCCGGTTACGGCTTCCTGTCCGAGCGCGAGAGCTTCGCCCGCGCCCTCGCCGACGCCGGCATCGCCTTCATCGGGCCGCCGCCGAAAGCGATCGCCGCGATGGGCGACAAGATCGAATCGAAGAAGCTCGCCAAGGCCGCGGGCGTCAATGTGGTCCCCGGCTTCCTCGGCGACATCGCCGGCACCGACGATGCCGTCAGGATCGCCGGTGAGATCGGCTATCCGGTGATGATGAAGGCCTCGGCCGGCGGGGGCGGCAAGGGCATGCGCCTCGCCTGGTCCGAACAGGACGTGCGCGAAGGCTTCGAGGCGACCAAGCGCGAGGGCCTGGCGAGCTTCGGCGACGACCGCGTATTCATCGAGAAGTTCATCGAGAGCCCGCGCCATATCGAAATCCAGCTGATCGGCGATCAGCACGGCAACATCCTCTATCTCGGCGAGCGCGAATGCTCGATCCAGCGCCGCCACCAGAAAGTGGTCGAGGAGGCGCCCTCCCCGTTCGTGACGCCGGAGATGCGCCGGGCGATGGGCGAGCAGGCGGTCGCGCTGGCCAAAGCGGTCGGCTATTTCTCCGCCGGCACCGTCGAACTGATCGTCTCGGGCGCCGACACCACCGGCAAGAGCTTCTACTTCCTCGAGATGAACACCAGGCTCCAGGTCGAGCATCCGGTGACCGAGGAAGTGACCGGCCTCGATCTCGTCGAGCTCATGATCCGGGTTGCCGCCGGCGAGAAACTGCCGCTGACCCAGGACGCAGTGAAACTGAACGGTTGGGCGGTCGAGAACCGCGTCTACGCCGAAGATCCGTACCGGGGTTTTCTGCCCTCGACCGGCCGGCTCGTCCGCTACCAGCCGCCGCGTGAAATGCGCGCCGCAGATGGCGTCACCCGCGTCGACGACGGCGTCTTCGAAGGCGGCGAAGTGTCGATGTTCTACGATCCGATGATCGCCAAGCTCGTCACCTGGGCGCCGACCCGCGAAGCCGCGATCGACCGCCAGGTCGAAGCACTCGACGCCTTCCGCATCGACGGCATCGGCCACAATGTCGATTTCCTCTCCGCCCTCATGCAGCACCCGCGCTTCCGCAGCGGCGCGATCACCACCGGCTTCATCGCCGAGGAATATCCCGAAGGCTTCGCCGGCGCGCCCGCCGATCCGCTCCTCGTCAAGGATCTGGCGGTGATCGCCGCCCTGCTCGCGACCGAGACCGAGGCGCGCGCCCATTCGATCAGCGGCCAGCTCGGCGGCGCGCTGTCGCCCGCCGACGAGCACGTCGTCCGCATCGCCGGCGCCGAGCATCGCATCCGCTTCGAAGGCTTCGAGGGCGGACTCATCGCCCAGGTGGACGACAATGCCGGCTGGGAGGTGATCGCCCGCTGGGAACCCGGACAGCCCCTGATCAAGGCTAGGATCGACGAGCGCAGCCGCACCGTCCAGATCGCGCGCAAGGGCCGCCAGTGGCAGCTCACCAGCCGGGGCGCCAGCCACCGGGTCGACGTGCTGCCTGCCCATGTCGCTGACCTTTCGCGCCACATGATCGAGAAGATCCCGCCTGATCTCTCCAAATATCTGATCTGCCCGATGCCCGGCCTGCTCACCGCCTTGAACGTCGGCGAGGGCGACGCCGTCGAAGCCGGCCAGCCGCTCGCCGTCGTCGAAGCGATGAAGATGGAGAATATCCTCCGCGCCGAGAAGAGCGGCCGGGTCAAGACCGTCTCCGCCAAGCCCGGCGAGAGTCTGGCCGTCGACGCGGTGATCCTCGAGTTCGAATAA
- a CDS encoding hydrolase, whose product MTSPATIRDPLTDDLLTPGNAALLIIDFQPVQVASIVSMERRELIANVVAVAKTARLYGLPVVLSTVNVATGRNAPTIHQLQDVLGDVAAIDRTAINAWEDEDFVAAVKATGRRKLIMVALWTEVCLAFPALDALREGFDVYPVVDAVGGTSLIAHRAGLQRIVQAGAQPITWIQLACELQRDWRRAETADGFAEIVFSAIHP is encoded by the coding sequence GTGACTTCGCCCGCCACCATCCGCGACCCTCTCACCGACGACCTGCTGACGCCCGGCAATGCCGCGCTCCTGATCATCGACTTCCAGCCGGTGCAGGTCGCCTCGATCGTCTCGATGGAGCGGCGCGAGCTGATCGCCAACGTGGTGGCGGTCGCCAAGACGGCCAGGCTCTACGGCCTGCCGGTGGTGCTCTCCACCGTCAACGTCGCGACCGGGCGCAACGCGCCGACCATTCACCAGTTGCAGGACGTGCTGGGCGATGTGGCGGCGATCGATCGCACCGCGATCAACGCCTGGGAAGACGAGGACTTCGTCGCCGCCGTGAAGGCGACCGGCCGACGCAAGCTGATCATGGTGGCTTTGTGGACCGAAGTCTGCCTCGCCTTTCCAGCGCTCGACGCGCTGCGCGAGGGCTTCGACGTCTATCCGGTGGTGGACGCGGTCGGCGGGACATCGCTGATCGCCCATCGCGCCGGCCTGCAGCGCATCGTTCAGGCCGGCGCCCAGCCGATCACCTGGATTCAGCTAGCATGCGAGCTGCAGCGCGACTGGCGCCGCGCCGAGACAGCCGATGGCTTTGCCGAGATCGTCTTCTCCGCGATCCATCCCTGA
- a CDS encoding sensor histidine kinase, with protein sequence MTWRAIVPGPNLGLCQRALLLGAAAAVSLAATPSPAQVSPPGFERFKHSRWGTDEGAPNGIFAMAQDADGFLWLAGDALYRFDGISFERIDWPAGTADKYGDPTGLMVSRSGLLWVGFGDRSGVAVYRSGRLVDMHMPDPPAAIALLTEGFDGTIWAASGRFDKQLRRLRNGRWESVGAALGLPDGAIMGLVAAPDGGLWVALTHQDGATGALAYLAPDARRFRVLPQRVSGRPRIALDPGGALWISDMIGTRMAVDSHGKAAPVGALIPAPPNLRTPTLTFDRHNGLWSTTSSVGISYVPGATRLAAGSAPPAYAFGAVNGLTSDFTYQALLDREGSIWIATETGLDQFRRAAAVQEAGIPADPAQGLAMAAANDGSLYVQSRKTVFLIAPGDVPRPILKLREDDLSMCAARDGGIWIVQRARTLRVRHDRAEASSGLPAGGTTIGCAEDRLGRLWVALLGQPLIWRDGRGWHTATGMLARQQARAVTVTPTGGIAVFGSADLTRIEGNRVMIRTGLPSATMLARGGRDVFLSDSRGLVRLRDGHFKRLDSARFPWLAWLRSLVQTPRGDTWLVARTGISRVATADLDRVFEDPQSSLHRTLFNSQDGLVSAAQHAGFTGTQSAVAGDGRIWFLNRQGAAYFDPARLAPNPLAPPVSIRALASGGTMWRDPRQLDLPPGTRAIDITYAGLSLVVPQRVKFRYRLAGVDEGWVDAGTRRTASYANLGPGRFRFQVIAANDEGVWNRTGATLDFEIRPTFLQSWPFKALCAAAAIGLLWLAYSARMRFVAARIRLRMAERFEERERIARELHDTLLQAIQALTWRFQLVLDDLPPKQPGRATLLRAIDSAEHVIAEGRDRVRDLRAPSDNELERGIDALIARQGFDPAVAVTITTAGTPRAMDPLVVEDVTRIAGEALFNIWRHARASVVGIEIRHGATFALRIADNGIGIDPEHAAGGRAGHFGLAGMRERAAKLRGDLVVRPLPDRGTELVLTLPAAIAYKEKRRGVLARLRSL encoded by the coding sequence ATGACTTGGCGCGCGATCGTCCCTGGGCCGAACCTTGGCCTTTGCCAGCGCGCGCTCCTGCTCGGCGCAGCGGCGGCCGTCTCCCTTGCCGCGACGCCTTCGCCGGCCCAGGTCTCGCCGCCCGGCTTCGAGAGGTTCAAGCATAGTCGCTGGGGCACCGACGAGGGTGCCCCGAACGGTATCTTCGCGATGGCACAGGATGCGGACGGCTTTCTCTGGCTCGCCGGCGACGCCCTCTACCGGTTCGATGGGATATCCTTCGAACGGATCGACTGGCCCGCCGGCACCGCTGACAAATATGGCGACCCGACCGGATTGATGGTCAGCCGTAGCGGTCTGCTCTGGGTGGGATTCGGCGACAGGAGCGGCGTTGCGGTCTATCGAAGTGGGCGCCTCGTCGACATGCACATGCCCGATCCCCCCGCCGCGATCGCCCTGCTGACGGAGGGGTTCGACGGCACCATCTGGGCTGCCTCCGGCCGGTTCGACAAGCAGTTGCGGCGTCTGCGGAACGGACGCTGGGAATCGGTCGGCGCCGCCCTCGGCCTGCCCGACGGTGCGATCATGGGACTGGTTGCCGCTCCCGATGGCGGCCTATGGGTTGCACTGACTCATCAGGATGGCGCCACGGGCGCCCTCGCCTATCTCGCGCCCGACGCACGCCGTTTCCGTGTCTTGCCCCAGCGGGTCTCAGGAAGGCCGCGGATCGCGCTTGATCCCGGCGGAGCCCTCTGGATTTCCGATATGATCGGCACCCGGATGGCCGTCGACAGCCACGGCAAGGCGGCGCCGGTCGGCGCTCTTATCCCGGCACCGCCGAACCTGCGGACGCCGACGCTCACTTTCGATCGGCACAACGGGCTTTGGAGCACCACCTCCTCGGTGGGAATTTCCTATGTTCCGGGCGCGACGCGCCTGGCGGCCGGATCTGCGCCCCCCGCCTACGCCTTCGGTGCGGTGAACGGCCTTACCTCGGACTTCACCTACCAGGCCCTTCTCGACCGCGAAGGCAGCATCTGGATTGCCACCGAGACCGGCCTCGATCAGTTCCGCCGCGCCGCCGCCGTTCAGGAAGCGGGCATTCCGGCCGATCCCGCCCAGGGCTTGGCGATGGCCGCGGCGAATGACGGCAGCCTCTACGTTCAGTCTCGGAAAACCGTCTTTCTCATCGCGCCGGGCGACGTGCCCCGGCCGATCCTGAAATTGCGGGAGGACGACCTGTCGATGTGCGCCGCCCGGGACGGCGGCATATGGATCGTGCAGCGGGCAAGAACGCTTCGGGTGCGACACGATCGCGCGGAAGCCTCGTCCGGCCTGCCGGCTGGTGGCACGACGATCGGCTGCGCGGAGGATCGCTTGGGCAGGCTCTGGGTGGCGCTTCTGGGCCAACCGTTGATCTGGCGCGACGGCAGGGGTTGGCATACCGCCACCGGCATGCTTGCACGGCAGCAGGCGCGTGCCGTGACCGTGACGCCGACCGGCGGCATCGCCGTCTTCGGCTCGGCCGATCTGACCAGGATCGAGGGCAACCGGGTGATGATACGAACCGGCCTGCCCTCCGCGACGATGCTGGCGCGGGGCGGACGCGACGTTTTTCTCAGCGACAGCCGCGGCTTGGTGCGGCTGCGCGACGGCCATTTCAAGCGGCTCGATTCGGCGCGATTTCCTTGGTTGGCGTGGCTGCGCAGTCTGGTGCAGACGCCGCGCGGCGACACTTGGCTTGTTGCCCGCACCGGCATCTCCAGAGTCGCAACGGCAGATCTCGACCGCGTCTTCGAAGATCCGCAGTCTTCGCTGCACCGCACCCTGTTCAACTCTCAGGACGGGCTGGTCAGCGCGGCACAGCATGCCGGTTTCACGGGCACCCAATCGGCTGTGGCAGGCGATGGCCGGATCTGGTTCCTCAATCGACAGGGCGCGGCCTATTTCGATCCCGCCCGGCTTGCACCGAACCCGCTGGCGCCGCCGGTCTCCATCCGCGCCCTTGCGAGCGGCGGCACGATGTGGCGCGATCCGCGGCAGCTCGACCTGCCGCCCGGCACGCGTGCGATCGACATCACGTATGCCGGCCTCAGCCTGGTGGTGCCGCAGCGGGTAAAATTCCGTTATCGGCTCGCGGGCGTCGACGAAGGCTGGGTCGATGCCGGCACCCGTCGCACCGCATCCTATGCCAATCTCGGGCCCGGCCGCTTTCGCTTCCAGGTCATCGCCGCCAACGATGAGGGTGTCTGGAACCGGACCGGTGCCACTCTCGACTTCGAGATCCGCCCTACCTTCCTTCAGAGCTGGCCCTTCAAGGCTCTCTGCGCCGCGGCTGCAATCGGCCTGCTGTGGCTCGCTTATTCGGCACGCATGCGCTTCGTTGCCGCCCGTATCCGCCTTCGCATGGCGGAGCGGTTCGAGGAGCGCGAGCGGATCGCCAGGGAATTGCATGACACCTTGCTGCAGGCGATCCAGGCGCTGACCTGGCGTTTCCAGCTCGTACTCGACGATCTTCCGCCCAAGCAGCCTGGCCGCGCGACACTTCTCCGCGCGATCGACAGCGCCGAGCACGTGATCGCAGAGGGGCGCGACCGCGTGCGCGATCTTCGCGCCCCCAGCGACAACGAACTCGAGCGAGGCATCGACGCGCTGATCGCCCGGCAGGGTTTCGATCCCGCGGTGGCGGTCACGATCACCACCGCCGGCACGCCGCGCGCCATGGACCCGCTGGTGGTGGAAGACGTCACCCGCATCGCCGGCGAAGCCCTGTTCAACATCTGGCGTCATGCGCGCGCCAGTGTGGTTGGCATCGAGATCCGGCACGGCGCGACCTTCGCGCTGCGGATCGCCGACAATGGCATCGGCATCGATCCCGAGCATGCCGCAGGCGGGCGCGCCGGACATTTCGGGCTCGCAGGCATGCGCGAACGCGCGGCGAAGCTGCGCGGCGATCTCGTCGTCCGGCCGCTGCCCGATCGGGGTACCGAGCTGGTGCTGACGCTGCCCGCCGCGATCGCCTACAAGGAAAAGCGGCGCGGCGTGCTCGCGCGTCTGCGGAGTCTGTGA
- a CDS encoding cupin domain-containing protein produces MIRTRLAVAIASLTPAIAVAAATQAPAQVRGGQVRLTPAEIDRLAKGEAGPGTSGIAGIRTTILLGDPAAAGPYVIALQVPANTQIAAHSHRDARSAVVVSGTWYFGYGRAADAGAAKALPPGSVYTEAAGDPHFAMTRDMPATVYISGYGPTDTQYTAAP; encoded by the coding sequence GTGATCCGCACCCGTCTTGCGGTGGCGATCGCATCGTTGACCCCTGCGATCGCGGTGGCCGCGGCGACGCAGGCGCCCGCCCAGGTTCGAGGTGGTCAGGTGCGGCTCACTCCGGCGGAGATCGACCGCCTCGCCAAGGGCGAGGCCGGGCCGGGCACATCGGGAATCGCGGGCATCCGCACCACAATCCTGCTCGGTGATCCGGCCGCCGCGGGACCCTATGTGATCGCGCTGCAGGTTCCCGCGAATACGCAGATCGCGGCGCACAGCCACCGCGATGCGCGCAGCGCTGTGGTGGTCAGCGGAACCTGGTATTTCGGCTACGGCCGGGCCGCCGACGCCGGCGCTGCAAAGGCGTTGCCGCCCGGCAGCGTCTACACCGAAGCGGCCGGCGACCCGCATTTCGCAATGACACGGGACATGCCCGCCACCGTCTACATCAGCGGCTACGGCCCGACCGATACCCAGTATACGGCGGCACCCTGA
- a CDS encoding response regulator transcription factor — MSIAPKPAGPIRVLIVDDHPMVRDGISEMLARQSDMEMVGEASDGAEAIAAFQAAAPDVTLMDVQMPGMSGIEAIAGIRSISGEARILVLTTYAGDVNALRAIRAGAAGYLLKTCVRGELVDAIRAVHSGRRVVSPEIAHALAEHALDDPLTERETAILRLVADGRSNKEIARHLALSVDSIKAQLKSIFAKLDVHDRTHAVTIARRRGHIEP; from the coding sequence ATGAGCATTGCCCCAAAACCCGCCGGGCCGATCCGGGTCCTGATCGTCGACGATCACCCGATGGTGCGAGACGGCATTTCCGAAATGCTCGCCCGCCAAAGCGACATGGAGATGGTCGGGGAGGCAAGCGACGGTGCCGAGGCGATCGCCGCATTCCAGGCGGCGGCCCCCGACGTCACTCTCATGGACGTGCAGATGCCGGGGATGAGCGGAATCGAGGCGATCGCCGGCATCCGGAGCATCTCCGGTGAGGCCCGCATCCTGGTCCTCACCACCTATGCAGGCGACGTCAATGCGCTGCGCGCGATCCGCGCCGGCGCCGCCGGCTATCTGTTGAAAACCTGCGTGCGCGGCGAATTGGTCGATGCCATTCGCGCCGTCCATTCCGGGCGACGCGTGGTCAGTCCGGAGATCGCCCATGCGCTTGCCGAGCACGCCCTCGACGATCCGCTGACCGAGCGGGAAACGGCCATCCTCCGGCTGGTCGCGGACGGTCGGTCGAACAAGGAGATCGCACGGCACCTCGCCCTTTCGGTCGACTCGATCAAGGCGCAACTCAAGTCGATCTTCGCCAAGCTCGATGTCCACGACCGCACCCATGCGGTCACGATCGCCCGCCGACGCGGCCATATCGAGCCCTGA